A single genomic interval of Antechinus flavipes isolate AdamAnt ecotype Samford, QLD, Australia chromosome 1, AdamAnt_v2, whole genome shotgun sequence harbors:
- the HGH1 gene encoding protein HGH1 homolog gives MGHSDWVFPSDCPAPSSRRSHLPLAVLRCTWWGGNSCSSCLEMSRKDSDEEVADVAKELVTFLTQTARPDVQAEAARHILGLTGSETGRSLLVAQAGLLQALVRLMDGPPTAAKGAVGDAWRAMVNLSAEPNVHNSMLAELPQLPVQLLARALAPNWPWAGEAAAVLANLSRESEPIRELLEKSLESSSDKASPEPSLALLVTALTTPGYNPHSPLHYLASLLSNLSHLPRVRAFLLDPNRRLIQRLLPLTHWPDSAVPRMGVVGTLRNCCFEHGSHEWLLGPQVELLTFLLMPLAGPEEFSEEEMDRLPMDLQYLPPDKEREPDPEIRKMLIETIMLLTATAPGRKLVKDQGAYLVLRELHNWEPDPDVRLACEKLIQVLIGDEPEAGMENLLEVTVPPDVEQRLQQLDQQEQQQLQQEREEAGQP, from the exons ATGGGTCACTCTGATTGGGTATTTCCTTCAGACTGCCCCGCCCCTTCCTCCAGGCGCAGCCACCTCCCATTGGCTGTGCTTAGATGCACGTGGTGGGGAGGCAATAGCTGCAGCAGCTGCCTAGAG ATGAGCCGCAAGGATTCCGATGAGGAGGTAGCGGACGTGGCTAAGGAGCTCGTGACCTTTCTGACCCAAACCGCCCGGCCAGACGTCCAGGCAGAGGCAGCCCGCCACATCCTGGGACTGACGGGGTCCGAAACCGGCCGGTCCCTTCTGGTAGCCCAGGCGGGGCTACTGCAGGCGTTGGTCAGGCTCATGGACGGCCCTCCCACGGCAGCGAAGGGGGCAGTGGGAGACGCCTGGCGGGCAATGGTGAACCTGTCCGCAGAGCCCAACGTCCACAACTCGATGCTGGCCGAGCTGCCCCAGCTCCCTGTCCAGCTGCTGGCCCGGGCGCTAGCCCCAAACTGGCCCTGGGCCGGAGAGGCTGCGGCCGTGCTGGCCAATCTGAGCCGGGAGTCGGAGCCCATCAGGGAGCTGTTGGAGAAGAGTCTGGAGTCCAGCAGTGACAAGGCAAGTCCGGAGCCCAGCCTGGCCCTTCTTGTGACTGCCTTGACCACACCTGGCTATAACCCCCATTCCCCTCTCCACTACCTGGCCTCCCTGCTCTCCAACCTCAGCCACCTACCGCGAGTCCGAGCCTTCTTGCTGGACCCTAACAG GCGTCTGATCCAGCGTCTCCTGCCTCTCACCCACTGGCCAGACTCTGCTGTTCCAAGGATGGGGGTGGTGGGCACGCTGAGGAACTGCTGCTTTGAGCACG GTTCCCATGAGTGGCTCCTGGGTCCCCAGGTGGAGCTGCTTACCTTCCTGCTGATGCCGCTGGCTGGCCCAGAGGAATTCTCCGAAGAGGAAATGGATC GATTGCCAATGGACCTGCAGTACCTGCCCCCAGACAAGGAGCGTGAGCCAGATCCTGAAATCCGAAAGATGCTTATTGAGACCATTATGTTG CTCACAGCCACAGCTCCTGGACGGAAACTAGTGAAGGATCAAGGGGCTTATCTGGTGCTGAGGGAGCTGCATAACTGGGAACCTGATCCTGATGTCCGGCTGGCCTGTGAGAAACTCATTCAG GTGCTGATTGGGGATGAACCAGAGGCAGGCATGGAGAACCTACTAGAAGTGACTGTCCCCCCAGATGTAGAGCAGAGGTTGCAGCAGCTGGaccagcaggagcagcagcagcttcagcaGGAACGAGAAGAGGCCGGCCAGCCCTAG